The genomic interval TGTACTGCGTCCTCTGCTTCGGGCTCAGAGCCTAGGATCCGGTACGCGACAGACCGCAGGCGGTCCCGGTTCTGCTCGAACCGTGTCGCCAGCCAGTCGTCGCTGTCCACATTCATCACTCTGCCACTCCACCTGTACGCCACGTGTCACACCGCACGGCCCAGCGCCGTCATGCGATTGACGGTCCACCAGGACTACATGTGACAGCAGAACGAAGAGGAGCAGGTCATGACGGCACCAGCCCGCCCGTTGCCGATACGCAAGCAGGACACCCTGCACCGCCTGGAGCAGGACGTCGACGCCTGGGTGTCCACGGCCTCGGCCGACGGTACGCCGTACCTGATGCCGCTGTCGTTCTTGTGGAGTGACGGGACGCTGTTGCTGTCGACGTCCGTCACCAACCCGACGGCCCGCAACCTGCAGGCGAATCCGCGCGTGCAGTTGACGGTGGGGGAGATGCGCGACGTCATCCACGTGACCGGGACTGTTGCGGTGGCGGACGTGAGCGATGCCGAAGGCGAGGCCTTCGCGGCCAAGGCCGGCTTCGACCCGCGGCCCTTGCGCAACTACCCGTTCTTCCGCGTCACACCCACCAAGATCCAGGCCTGGCGCGAGGTCGACGAACTGAAGGACCGTGTGCTCATGGATGCGGGAGTCTGGCTCGTCTAGCGCTCCTCAGGGTTGACTTCGAGTGCGCTCCAGCAAGCAAGCTGGAGGGCATGTTGTCTCGAACTATCGGAACCAGTGAAAGCAGCCGTACCGTCAGCGCGCTCTGCCTGGGCGCCATGAACTTCGGTACGTCGACACCGACCGACACCGCCATCGCGATCCTCGACCGCTTCGTGGAGGCAGGCGGGACGTTCATCGACACGTCGAACAACTACAACCAGTGGCACGGTCACGGCGGTGACAGCGAGGAGCTCCTGGGCCGCTGGATGCAGTCCCGCGGCAACCGTGACGAGCTGTTCATCGCCACAAAGTGCGGCGCACGTACCACCGTTCCTGGTGATCCAGATGACGCGCACTGGGAAGGACTCGGCGCGTCAGTAGTCGCCGAGGCAGTCAAGGGGAGTCTCAGTCGGCTGGGTGTTGACCAGATCGACTTGTACTACGCGCACATCGACGACCGGACTACGCCGCTGGACGAGACTGTCGCCGCCTTTGGCCAGCTGTCCGCCGACGGGGTCGTTGACTTGGTTGGCTGTAGCAACACGGCCACGTGGCGGCTGGATCGCGCCCGGCAGACCGCAGCTGCGCAAGGCGTAGCGCAGTACTCCGTGATCCAGCAGCACTCGAGCTACCTCTGGCCGAACCCGCCGTCCCTGCAGGGCGTTCGCCGGCACGGCACTCCGCACTTTCAGCACGCAGGTGTCGAGCACTTCGACTATCTGTCGGAGCACCCCGACGTGACGCTCGTTGCGTACCAGGCTCTGCTGACTGGCTCGTACACGCGTCCAGACCGCCCCTTCTCCGCTCAGCGCGGCTACGCGCACCCGACCGCCTACGTTCGCTACGAGGCTCTTCGCCAGATCGCCCACGACCTTGGCGTGACTCCGAACCAGGTTGTGCTGGCCTGGCTCCTGCACCACAACGTCATTCCACTCATCGGTGCGTCCTCACTCGAGCAACTGGAGGAGGCGCTCGCCGCAGTCGCCATCCAGCTCGACGCCAACCTGATGGATCAGCTGGACAACGCCTGACCGCGGACTGGTCATCTACGCTCCGCGGATGACTCGGTCGCCGAGGTCGGAGCGACGGTAGAGGATTGAGCGGCCGTGCCGGGCTGAGATGAGCAGACCGGCTGCGCGGAGTGCGCGCAGATGCTGGTTGACCGCGGTCGGTGTGACTCCGAGGCGTACGGCGAGCTCGGTCGACGATGTCGGCGTCTCGAGCAGCCTCAGCAACTGCGCACGAACACGGCCGATCAGGCCGACCAGGGCGGTCGGCGGTGTAGTTGTTCTGGTCTCCCACAGCGTTCCGAGACCGCGGGCCGGGTACATGATGTGCGGCGGCTCCTCGGGAGAGATCGGCGCCGCTGCGCGCCGGCTGAACAGCGACGGAGTGAGCGTCAGGCCGCGACCCGCGGTCGAGGTGCGGTAGGAAAGGTCGCTGCGCAGACGAATCTGCAGGACGGTGTCGTCGAGCCGCACATGTGGGTCGATCCCTGTGAACATCGCCGCCAGACCGGCCTGCGCTGTGACCCGGCCGCGGTAGACGACATCGGCCTCGAGTACCGTCCGCATCCGTGCCCAGTGCGGCTCGAAACAGGCATCCCAGTAGTCCTGCAGTGCCGCCAGTACCCGATCGAGCACCCGGTCGGGGCGACCCCGGAGTATCGGCGGGAGCGTGGCCGGATGGACCTCCGCGAGATCCGCGCGTACGACGCCTGCCGGTGTGCCCGTGAGCGCCGCCAGTTCGTCGTCGATCCTGCCGAGCGGTGTGTAAGGCCGCGGCGTCAGGAAGTCCGGCGTCCACAGTGACTCGTTGGTGAGCGCGCCGAGCATCTCTAGGTCGAGCCCGGCCCGCGCCGGTGCGGTGGCCCGCAGCCAGGGCAGTTGCAGTGGGAACCGGCCGGGATCGCGCAGGGTCCGCAGGGAGAGGACCAACTCGTTCAGCGGCGAGATCGCGAACCGCACCTCGCCGAGGTCGTTGCCCGCGAGCTCGTACTCGATCATGAAGCAATACGCTACATCTCTGGTGTCACGGGATCTCCGGATGCAACAACTGTCAGGTGCCTGAACTCCTCCGCGATCCCCTCGAGCGCGCCCTCGCCTCCGCCGTGGCCGCGATGTCGCTGTCCCGCGGAATGTTCTTCGCCGTCAGCGCCCTCTACTTCACCCGCGGAGTCGGCCTGTCCGCCGCGGTCG from Kribbella sp. NBC_00709 carries:
- a CDS encoding aldo/keto reductase — encoded protein: MLSRTIGTSESSRTVSALCLGAMNFGTSTPTDTAIAILDRFVEAGGTFIDTSNNYNQWHGHGGDSEELLGRWMQSRGNRDELFIATKCGARTTVPGDPDDAHWEGLGASVVAEAVKGSLSRLGVDQIDLYYAHIDDRTTPLDETVAAFGQLSADGVVDLVGCSNTATWRLDRARQTAAAQGVAQYSVIQQHSSYLWPNPPSLQGVRRHGTPHFQHAGVEHFDYLSEHPDVTLVAYQALLTGSYTRPDRPFSAQRGYAHPTAYVRYEALRQIAHDLGVTPNQVVLAWLLHHNVIPLIGASSLEQLEEALAAVAIQLDANLMDQLDNA
- a CDS encoding pyridoxamine 5'-phosphate oxidase family protein, which codes for MTAPARPLPIRKQDTLHRLEQDVDAWVSTASADGTPYLMPLSFLWSDGTLLLSTSVTNPTARNLQANPRVQLTVGEMRDVIHVTGTVAVADVSDAEGEAFAAKAGFDPRPLRNYPFFRVTPTKIQAWREVDELKDRVLMDAGVWLV
- a CDS encoding ArsR/SmtB family transcription factor, whose translation is MIEYELAGNDLGEVRFAISPLNELVLSLRTLRDPGRFPLQLPWLRATAPARAGLDLEMLGALTNESLWTPDFLTPRPYTPLGRIDDELAALTGTPAGVVRADLAEVHPATLPPILRGRPDRVLDRVLAALQDYWDACFEPHWARMRTVLEADVVYRGRVTAQAGLAAMFTGIDPHVRLDDTVLQIRLRSDLSYRTSTAGRGLTLTPSLFSRRAAAPISPEEPPHIMYPARGLGTLWETRTTTPPTALVGLIGRVRAQLLRLLETPTSSTELAVRLGVTPTAVNQHLRALRAAGLLISARHGRSILYRRSDLGDRVIRGA